One window of the Sphaerochaeta associata genome contains the following:
- a CDS encoding DUF2800 domain-containing protein, translating into MLDKTQNLHIIDFKYGQGVEVSADHNTQMMLYSLGALDMFGSLYEVEEVSMTVFQPRLANVSTFTMTADDLTNWAESYLKPRAELAFRGNGEFCSGPHCRFCKVKATCRKRAEANLDLARYEFAEPVLLGVDEIAEILRQADELASWVSDIKGYALSVLGRGGKLEGFKLVEGRSIRKYTDEQAVAEAVNSSGFDPYEHKVLGITAMTDLLGRTRFNEILGPFIYKPKGKPTLVPESDKRPAITINDFDDMEEK; encoded by the coding sequence AACACAGAACCTGCATATCATCGACTTCAAGTACGGACAGGGGGTCGAAGTCTCTGCAGACCACAATACCCAGATGATGCTCTACTCCCTCGGAGCTCTTGATATGTTCGGCTCGCTGTATGAGGTGGAAGAGGTATCGATGACCGTATTCCAACCCCGCCTTGCAAACGTGAGCACATTCACCATGACTGCCGATGACCTAACCAACTGGGCTGAATCCTATCTCAAACCAAGGGCTGAATTGGCATTCCGAGGCAATGGTGAATTCTGCTCTGGTCCCCATTGCCGCTTCTGCAAGGTGAAAGCCACCTGCCGTAAGCGTGCCGAGGCAAACCTGGATCTCGCTCGCTACGAGTTCGCCGAGCCTGTACTTCTGGGAGTTGACGAGATTGCAGAGATCCTGAGGCAGGCTGACGAGTTGGCTTCCTGGGTAAGCGATATCAAGGGGTACGCTCTTTCGGTATTGGGTAGAGGAGGAAAACTGGAGGGATTCAAGCTGGTCGAGGGTAGATCGATACGCAAGTACACCGATGAGCAGGCTGTCGCCGAGGCAGTCAACTCATCCGGGTTTGATCCCTACGAACACAAGGTACTGGGAATCACGGCAATGACCGATTTGCTGGGAAGGACACGTTTCAATGAGATCTTGGGCCCATTCATCTACAAGCCCAAAGGCAAACCGACGCTTGTACCGGAAAGCGATAAAAGACCGGCTATCACAATCAACGACTTTGACGACATGGAGGAAAAGTAA